A DNA window from Amycolatopsis sp. DSM 110486 contains the following coding sequences:
- a CDS encoding TetR/AcrR family transcriptional regulator, which yields MTGLRERKKQATRTALSSAALRLARERGPENVRVDDIAEAAGVSPRTYNNYFASREDAIVFAVTSDRETRVAAAVRASLGSLADAVVEAVVTQYTEPGEDAREALLLITTSPALRTAYARSAGALEPPLTSVLAERVPDGPTARVLAAAVAAAVRIALEQWAQPVTSGFVVVSGSLPDLLRSALAPLVPALTAAQARPEADSGS from the coding sequence GTGACCGGTCTGCGTGAACGCAAGAAGCAAGCCACCCGCACGGCGTTGAGCTCCGCCGCGTTGCGGCTGGCGCGGGAGCGTGGGCCGGAGAACGTGCGGGTCGACGACATCGCCGAAGCCGCCGGGGTTTCGCCGCGGACGTACAACAACTACTTCGCCAGCCGGGAGGACGCGATCGTCTTCGCGGTGACCAGCGATCGTGAAACGCGGGTCGCGGCCGCCGTCCGTGCTTCTTTGGGCAGCTTGGCCGACGCGGTGGTGGAGGCCGTGGTCACGCAGTACACCGAGCCCGGCGAGGACGCCCGCGAAGCGCTGCTGCTCATCACGACGAGCCCCGCGTTGCGCACCGCGTACGCGCGTTCGGCGGGGGCCCTGGAACCACCGTTGACCTCCGTGCTGGCGGAGCGCGTGCCGGATGGGCCCACCGCCCGCGTGCTGGCGGCCGCCGTCGCCGCCGCCGTGCGGATCGCGCTCGAACAGTGGGCCCAGCCGGTGACCTCGGGTTTTGTCGTGGTGTCGGGTTCACTGCCGGACCTGCTGCGGTCGGCGCTCGCCCCATTGGTGCCGGCGTTGACCGCCGCTCAGGCCAGGCCGGAGGCGGACAGCGGGTCGTAG